A genomic region of Anopheles coustani chromosome 3, idAnoCousDA_361_x.2, whole genome shotgun sequence contains the following coding sequences:
- the LOC131260823 gene encoding protein EFR3 homolog cmp44E isoform X2, whose protein sequence is MLGCCGCCSALRPRYKRLVDNIFPANPEDGLVKSNMEKLTFYSLRSPEKLDRIGEYLYQRASKDIYRKRYKFVEIAMEAMDLLLKACHAQILNLFVESFLRMVQKLLEDTNPTLQIMATNSFVRFANIEEDTPSYHRRYDFFISKFSSMCYGNNDDVELRDSIRMAGINGLQGVIRKTVSDDLVANIWEKQHMEKIVPSLLFNMQSGPSKTTDTEATPSTPPLLAEAVIRELVSRASFGHIKSVLKPLLSHMDHHKLWVPNRFAIDTFRIVMISIQPQYSYTVVETLMSHLDQNLTSSPKTRTSLAVVLSKIIAIAAGESVGPSALDIINNLLMHLKTSVSTQHESTPEETQYQEALINALGEFANHHPDYQKIEIMLFIMNTVPDPSNKSRGDQLLQNILLKSLLKVGTQYRTVSFEKAFPVSFLQPLLKMARAASIPIRIIVMQIFQQLLDRHQNQHLLNVISVSNYSTLTIETPSRSDILFTHKYGSNILQAIIESMSQENHLEVLKSSYNTVALVIVEMACGETVQEFLLFVLGVQQVAVTEVELSPKHRCNLHSIAISLLILLGRCTAIGTLVEYAEKLIQARKEEATYLLPPLMDNDKSAPSTLNTNLPHLLIDKLAVAECLQQAGLEVNRIQTGTPYALNQTDISAHRHSWVDTHSAVRNSVVDSSYNDIESISSSPGVQKRSLASEYNFESMKRVLAEPTEASKREAREKQMQIGRTFRETAFEDLVRRTEPKHDVIQNKLNEIFNALSAERQISATCGVQAGSLLAANGLNGPLIDGTKHAGQRPIYENNFPELFFY, encoded by the exons ATGCTAG GTTGTTGCGGTTGCTGTTCGGCCTTGAGGCCCCGCTACAAGCGGCTGGTGGATAACATCTTTCCTGCCAATCCGGAGGACGGATTGGTGAAATCAAACATGGAAAAGCTCACCTTCTACTCGCTCCGATCGCCGGAGAAGCTGGACCGCATCGGGGAGTACCTCTACCAGCGCGCCTCGAAGGACATCTACCGGAAGCGGTACAAGTTCGTCGAGATTGCCATGGAAGCGATGGATCTGCTGCTAAAGGCTTGCCACGCGCAGATCCTGAATCTCTTCGTCGAGTCATTCCTGCGGATGGTGCAGAAGCTGCTCGAAGACACCAACCCGACGCTGCAGATCATGGCCACCAATTCGTTCGTGCGCTTCGCCAACATCGAGGAGGACACACCGTCCTACCACCGCCGGTATGACTTTTTCATCTCGAAGTTTTCCTCCATGTGTTACGGCAACAACGACGATGTGGAGCTGCGCGATAGCATCCGCATGGCGGGCATCAACGGGCTGCAGGGCGTCATCCGGAAGACCGTGTCGGACGATCTGGTGGCGAACATTTGGGAAAAGCAGCACATGGAGAAGATCGTACCGTCGCTGCTGTTTAACATGCAGTCGGGCCCATCGAAGACGACCGATACGGAGGCGACACCATCGACACCGCCACTGCTCGCTGAGGCCGTTATCCGCGAGCTGGTCAGTCGCGCTTCGTTCGGACATATCAAATCGGTTCTTAAACCTCTGCTCTCCCACATGGACCACCACAAGCTGTGGGTACCgaatcggttcgcgatcgacACGTTCCGCATTGTGATGATCTCCATTCAGCCGCAGTACTCGTACACGGTCGTGGAAACGCTGATGTCCCACCTGGACCAAAACTTGACATCTTCCCCGAAGACACGCACCTCGCTCGCGGTGGTCCTGTCAAAGATTATCGCGATCGCTGCGGGTGAGAGCGTGGGCCCATCGGCGCTGGACATTATCAACAATCTGCTGATGCACCTGAAGACGAGTGTCAGCACCCAGCACGAATCGACGCCGGAGGAAACGCAATACCAGGAGGCACTCATCAATGCGCTCGGCGAGTTCGCCAACCATCATCCGGACTATCAGAAGATCGAAATCATGCTGTTCATCATGAACACCGTACCGGACCCGTCGAACAAGAGCCGCGGCGATCAGCTGCTGCAAAACATTCTGCTGAAGAGTTTGCTCAAGGTCGGCACCCAGTACCGAACGGTGTCGTTCGAGAAAGCGTTCCCGGTGTCGTTCCTGCAGCCGCTGCTAAAGATGGCCCGGGCCGCCTCCATCCCGATTCGCATCATTGTGATGCAGATCTTCCAGCAGTTGCTCGATCGGCATCAAAACCAGCATCTGCTGAACGTGATCAGCGTGAGCAACTACTCCACGCTCACGATCGAAACGCCGTCGCGGTCGGACATTCTGTTCACGCACAAGTACGGCTCGAATATCCTGCAGGCCATCATCGAGAGCATGTCGCAGGAGAACCACCTGGAGGTGCTAAAGTCGTCCTACAACACCGTGGCACTCGTGATCGTCGAAATGGCCTGCGGCGAAACGGTGCAGGAGTTTTTGCTGTTTGTACTGGG AGTACAGCAAGTGGCGGTGACGGAGGTCGAGCTATCGCCAAAGCATCGTTGCAATCTGCACAGCATTGCTATTTCGTTGCTGATCCTGCTGGGACGCTGTACCGCCATCGGGACGCTGGTTGAGTACGCCGAGAAGTTGATCCAGGCCCGAAAAGAGGAAGCGACCTACCTGCTGCCGCCGCTGATGGACAACGACAAGAGTGCACCGAGCACGCTGAACACCAACCTGCCGCATCTGCTGATCGACAAGCTGGCGGTGGCGGAGTGTCTGCAGCAGGCGGGCCTGGAGGTGAACCGAATCCAGACGGGCACACCGTACGCCCTGAACCAGACGGACATTTCCGCCCATCGGCACTCGTGGGTCGATACTCACA GTGCCGTCCGTAACAGTGTGGTCGATTCGAGCTACAACGACATCGAAAGCATCAGCAGCTCCCCCGGCGTCCAGAAGCGTTCGCTCGCGTCCGAGTACAACTTCGAGTCGATGAAACGTGTCCTGGCGGAACCGACGGAAGCTTCCAAGCGGGAAGCACGGGAGAAGCAGATGCAGATCGGACGCACCTTCCGCGAGACTGCGTTCGAGGATCTGGTGCGCCGTACCGAACCGAAGCACGACGTTATTCAGAACAAGCTGAATGAAATCTTCAACGCGCTCTCGGCGGAACGCCAGATTTCGGCCACGTGTGGTGTGCAGGCGGGATCGCTGCTGGCCGCCAACGGACTAAACGGACCGCTCATCGATGGAACCAAGCATGCCGGTCAGCGTCCCATCTACGAGAACAACTTCCCGGAACTGTTCTTCTACTAG
- the LOC131260824 gene encoding peptidyl-prolyl cis-trans isomerase Fkbp12: MGVQIVPIAEGDQTTFPKPGQTAVVHYTGTLDNGTVFDSSRTRGKPFKFAVGKGEVIRGWDEGVAQMSVGQRAKLVCSPDYAYGSRGHPGVIPPNARLTFDVELLRVE, from the exons atggGTGTTCAGATCGTACCAATTGCTGAAGGTGACC AAACCACCTTCCCCAAGCCGGGTCAGACGGCGGTTGTGCACTACACCGGAACGCTGGACAACGGAACCGTGTTCGACTCGTCGCGCACCCGTGGCAAGCCGTTCAAGTTCGCCGTTGGCAAGGGCGAGGTGATCCGCGGCTGGGACGAGGGAGTCGCCCAGATGTCGGTCGGGCAGCGCGCTAAACTGGTGTGCTCGCCGGACTACGCCTACGGTAGCCGTGGCCACCCAGGTGTCATCCCGCCGAACGCTCGGTTGACCTTCGACGTCGAGCTGCTGCGAGTAGAGTAA
- the LOC131260823 gene encoding protein EFR3 homolog cmp44E isoform X1, with amino-acid sequence MSMIKCCFEPLEMPEFLDSFVKKCTEGCCCGCCSALRPRYKRLVDNIFPANPEDGLVKSNMEKLTFYSLRSPEKLDRIGEYLYQRASKDIYRKRYKFVEIAMEAMDLLLKACHAQILNLFVESFLRMVQKLLEDTNPTLQIMATNSFVRFANIEEDTPSYHRRYDFFISKFSSMCYGNNDDVELRDSIRMAGINGLQGVIRKTVSDDLVANIWEKQHMEKIVPSLLFNMQSGPSKTTDTEATPSTPPLLAEAVIRELVSRASFGHIKSVLKPLLSHMDHHKLWVPNRFAIDTFRIVMISIQPQYSYTVVETLMSHLDQNLTSSPKTRTSLAVVLSKIIAIAAGESVGPSALDIINNLLMHLKTSVSTQHESTPEETQYQEALINALGEFANHHPDYQKIEIMLFIMNTVPDPSNKSRGDQLLQNILLKSLLKVGTQYRTVSFEKAFPVSFLQPLLKMARAASIPIRIIVMQIFQQLLDRHQNQHLLNVISVSNYSTLTIETPSRSDILFTHKYGSNILQAIIESMSQENHLEVLKSSYNTVALVIVEMACGETVQEFLLFVLGVQQVAVTEVELSPKHRCNLHSIAISLLILLGRCTAIGTLVEYAEKLIQARKEEATYLLPPLMDNDKSAPSTLNTNLPHLLIDKLAVAECLQQAGLEVNRIQTGTPYALNQTDISAHRHSWVDTHSAVRNSVVDSSYNDIESISSSPGVQKRSLASEYNFESMKRVLAEPTEASKREAREKQMQIGRTFRETAFEDLVRRTEPKHDVIQNKLNEIFNALSAERQISATCGVQAGSLLAANGLNGPLIDGTKHAGQRPIYENNFPELFFY; translated from the exons ATGTCGATGATTAAATGTTGCTTCGAGCCGCTGGAAATGCCCGAGTTTCTGGATTCCTTCGTCAAAAAGTGCACCGAAGGAT GTTGTTGCGGTTGCTGTTCGGCCTTGAGGCCCCGCTACAAGCGGCTGGTGGATAACATCTTTCCTGCCAATCCGGAGGACGGATTGGTGAAATCAAACATGGAAAAGCTCACCTTCTACTCGCTCCGATCGCCGGAGAAGCTGGACCGCATCGGGGAGTACCTCTACCAGCGCGCCTCGAAGGACATCTACCGGAAGCGGTACAAGTTCGTCGAGATTGCCATGGAAGCGATGGATCTGCTGCTAAAGGCTTGCCACGCGCAGATCCTGAATCTCTTCGTCGAGTCATTCCTGCGGATGGTGCAGAAGCTGCTCGAAGACACCAACCCGACGCTGCAGATCATGGCCACCAATTCGTTCGTGCGCTTCGCCAACATCGAGGAGGACACACCGTCCTACCACCGCCGGTATGACTTTTTCATCTCGAAGTTTTCCTCCATGTGTTACGGCAACAACGACGATGTGGAGCTGCGCGATAGCATCCGCATGGCGGGCATCAACGGGCTGCAGGGCGTCATCCGGAAGACCGTGTCGGACGATCTGGTGGCGAACATTTGGGAAAAGCAGCACATGGAGAAGATCGTACCGTCGCTGCTGTTTAACATGCAGTCGGGCCCATCGAAGACGACCGATACGGAGGCGACACCATCGACACCGCCACTGCTCGCTGAGGCCGTTATCCGCGAGCTGGTCAGTCGCGCTTCGTTCGGACATATCAAATCGGTTCTTAAACCTCTGCTCTCCCACATGGACCACCACAAGCTGTGGGTACCgaatcggttcgcgatcgacACGTTCCGCATTGTGATGATCTCCATTCAGCCGCAGTACTCGTACACGGTCGTGGAAACGCTGATGTCCCACCTGGACCAAAACTTGACATCTTCCCCGAAGACACGCACCTCGCTCGCGGTGGTCCTGTCAAAGATTATCGCGATCGCTGCGGGTGAGAGCGTGGGCCCATCGGCGCTGGACATTATCAACAATCTGCTGATGCACCTGAAGACGAGTGTCAGCACCCAGCACGAATCGACGCCGGAGGAAACGCAATACCAGGAGGCACTCATCAATGCGCTCGGCGAGTTCGCCAACCATCATCCGGACTATCAGAAGATCGAAATCATGCTGTTCATCATGAACACCGTACCGGACCCGTCGAACAAGAGCCGCGGCGATCAGCTGCTGCAAAACATTCTGCTGAAGAGTTTGCTCAAGGTCGGCACCCAGTACCGAACGGTGTCGTTCGAGAAAGCGTTCCCGGTGTCGTTCCTGCAGCCGCTGCTAAAGATGGCCCGGGCCGCCTCCATCCCGATTCGCATCATTGTGATGCAGATCTTCCAGCAGTTGCTCGATCGGCATCAAAACCAGCATCTGCTGAACGTGATCAGCGTGAGCAACTACTCCACGCTCACGATCGAAACGCCGTCGCGGTCGGACATTCTGTTCACGCACAAGTACGGCTCGAATATCCTGCAGGCCATCATCGAGAGCATGTCGCAGGAGAACCACCTGGAGGTGCTAAAGTCGTCCTACAACACCGTGGCACTCGTGATCGTCGAAATGGCCTGCGGCGAAACGGTGCAGGAGTTTTTGCTGTTTGTACTGGG AGTACAGCAAGTGGCGGTGACGGAGGTCGAGCTATCGCCAAAGCATCGTTGCAATCTGCACAGCATTGCTATTTCGTTGCTGATCCTGCTGGGACGCTGTACCGCCATCGGGACGCTGGTTGAGTACGCCGAGAAGTTGATCCAGGCCCGAAAAGAGGAAGCGACCTACCTGCTGCCGCCGCTGATGGACAACGACAAGAGTGCACCGAGCACGCTGAACACCAACCTGCCGCATCTGCTGATCGACAAGCTGGCGGTGGCGGAGTGTCTGCAGCAGGCGGGCCTGGAGGTGAACCGAATCCAGACGGGCACACCGTACGCCCTGAACCAGACGGACATTTCCGCCCATCGGCACTCGTGGGTCGATACTCACA GTGCCGTCCGTAACAGTGTGGTCGATTCGAGCTACAACGACATCGAAAGCATCAGCAGCTCCCCCGGCGTCCAGAAGCGTTCGCTCGCGTCCGAGTACAACTTCGAGTCGATGAAACGTGTCCTGGCGGAACCGACGGAAGCTTCCAAGCGGGAAGCACGGGAGAAGCAGATGCAGATCGGACGCACCTTCCGCGAGACTGCGTTCGAGGATCTGGTGCGCCGTACCGAACCGAAGCACGACGTTATTCAGAACAAGCTGAATGAAATCTTCAACGCGCTCTCGGCGGAACGCCAGATTTCGGCCACGTGTGGTGTGCAGGCGGGATCGCTGCTGGCCGCCAACGGACTAAACGGACCGCTCATCGATGGAACCAAGCATGCCGGTCAGCGTCCCATCTACGAGAACAACTTCCCGGAACTGTTCTTCTACTAG